In a single window of the Gossypium hirsutum isolate 1008001.06 chromosome D02, Gossypium_hirsutum_v2.1, whole genome shotgun sequence genome:
- the LOC107908961 gene encoding calmodulin-binding transcription activator 2 isoform X4, protein MADQASYSLAPRLDIDHILLEAQHRWLRPAEICEILRNYQKFHISSEPPTGPPSGSLFLFDRKVLRYFRKDGHNWRKKKDGKTVKEAHEKLKVGSIDVLHCYYAHGEENENFQRRSYWMLEQDLTHIVFVHYLEVKGRTIGGISHVSNSQTSSPSTSSYPDSHTKAPSGNADSASPTSTLTSLCEDADSDSHQASSRFCTLPQQGNASVMDKIDSGFLNHFSPHQYPGWSSIPGVNEVSHLHGDRPRDIDYGTCMTEARKTPDLPSWEQDLGQYLPVCAAASSHTSATSTQPDTMSISLQQQNMMKGKLLTVKSASAEFGNSLSTESNWQIPSADNALELPKWLMDSSSNFELPYDTRFFEQKTHDFQLPNALEEITSHDVLKDDDSDSVMKTYPENDIYLDGNVNYAFSLKKSLLNGEENLKKVDSFSRWITKELGEVDDLQMQSSSGLAWSTVECGNVSDDASLSPSLSQDQLFSIVDFSPKWAYIDLETEVLIIGTFLKSQEEVAKYNWSCMFGEVEVPAEVIADGILSCYAPPHNVGQVPFYVTCSNRVACSEVREFDYRAGVTKDINVFDIYGLTSREMLLRLKTLLSLKSFSPCNHHCQGVVEKRELIAKIISMKEEEECHQFVDPSSDQDLSEYEEKERLLQRLMKEKLYSWLLHKIMEDGKGPNILDEKGQGVLHLAAALGYDWAINPTVSAGVSINFRDVNGWTALHWAAFCGRERTVAILVSVGAAPGALTDPSPEFPLGRTPADLASANGHKGISGFLAESSLTSYLSSLTMDDQKEAVQTVSDRIATSVNYSDAQDILSLKDSITAVCNATQAADRIHQMFRMQSFQWKQLRESSDCVSGEHVISLLTTKTRRPFQNDGVAHAAATQIQKKFRGWKKRKEFLLIRKRIVKIQAHVRGHQVRKQYKTFVWSVGILEKVILRWRRKGSGLRGFRRDAIIKPDPQCTLPEEDEYDFLKEGRKQTEERFQKALTRVKSMAQNPEGRGQYRRLLTLVQGIQENKACNMVLSSTEEVAVADEDFLDVDSLLDDDTFMSIAFE, encoded by the exons ATGGCGGATCAAGCCTCGTATAGTTTGGCTCCCCGATTAG ATATTGACCATATATTACTGGAAGCCCAGCATAGATGGTTGCGACCTGCTGAGATCTGTGAAATTCTTCGTAATTATCAAAAGTTTCATATTTCATCAGAGCCTCCTACCGGACCCCCAA GTGgttcactttttctttttgatcGGAAGGTTTTAAGATACTTTAGGAAGGATGGGCATAATTGGaggaagaagaaggatggaaagACTGTGAAGGAAGCTCATGAGAAGCTGAAG GTTGGAAGCATTGATGTGTTGCATTGCTACTACGCCCAtggagaagagaatgaaaactttcaaagGCGCAGCTATTGGATGCTTGAACA GGATTTGACGCATATAGTTTTTGTGCACTACTTGGAAGTCAAG gGTAGGACAATTGGAGGCATAAGTCATGTATCAAATTCACAAACAAGCAGTCCTTCAACTTCTAGCTACCCTGATAGTCATACGAAAGCACCTTCTGGAAATGCGGATTCGGCAAGCCCTACCAGCACTTTAACATCCTTATGTGAAGATGCTGATTCTG ATAGTCACCAAGCAAGTTCTAGATTCTGTACATTGCCCCAACAAGGAAATGCTTCTGTGATGGACAAGATAGATTCTGGTTTCTTGAACCATTTTTCTCCGCATCAGTATCCAG GTTGGTCATCAATTCCTGGAGTAAATGAAGTTTCACATCTTCATGGAGATAGACCTAGGGATATTGATTATGGAACTTGCATGACTGAAGCTCGAAAAACACCCGATTTGCCATCTTGGGAACAAGACTTGGGGCAATATTTGCCTGTATGTGCTGCTGCATCTTCTCATACTTCAGCGACTTCCACTCAACCTGATACTATGAGTATCAGCCTGCAACAACAAAACATGATGAAAGGAAAGTTATTAACTGTCAAGAGTGCTAGCGCAGAGTTTGGGAATTCTCTGTCAACAGAATCAAATTGGCAG ATTCCTTCAGCTGACAATGCATTGGAGTTGCCCAAATGGTTGATGGATTCATCATCAAATTTCGAATTGCCATATGATACTAGGTTTTTTGAGCAAAAGACTCATGATTTTCAGTTACCGAATGCTCTTGAAGAAATTACTAGTCATGATGTTCTAAAAGATgatgattctgattctgtcatgAAAACATATCCTGAGAATGATATATATTTGGACGGAAACGTCAACTATGCTTTCTCTCTGAAAAAATCATTACTTAATGGAGAAGAAAACTTGAAGAAAGTTGACAGTTTTTCACGATGGATTACTAAAGAACTTGGAGAAGTAGATGATCTGCAGATGCAGTCCTCATCTGGTCTTGCCTGGAGCACTGTTGAGTGTGGAAATGTATCGGATGATGCCTCTTTGAGCCCCTCTCTCTCCCAAGACCAACTTTTCAGCATAGTTGATTTTTCGCCAAAGTGGGCTTACATAGACCTAGAAACTGAG GTGTTGATTATTGGAACATTTTTGAAGAGTCAAGAGGAAGTAGCAAAATATAACTGGTCATGCATGTTTGGTGAAGTGGAGGTTCCGGCTGAGGTTATTGCTGATGGCATTCTTTCCTGTTATGCTCCACCTCACAATGTTGGGCAAGTCCCATTTTATGTCACATGTTCCAACAGGGTAGCTTGTAGTGAAGTCCGAGAATTTGACTATCGAGCTGGGGTCACTAAAGACATAAATGTTTTTGATATATATGGTCTTACTTCAAGAGAAATGCTGCTGCGACTTAAAACACTACTTTCTCTGAAATCTTTCAGTCCTTGTAATCATCATTGTCAAGGTGTTGTGGAGAAACGAGAATTAATTGCTAAAATTATATCAATGAAAGAGGAAGAGGAATGTCACCAGTTTGTAGACCCCTCATCTGACCAGGATTTGTCTGAATATGAAGAAAAGGAGCGCCTACTTCAGAGATTGATGAAAGAGAAGCTATACTCATGGCTTCTTCACAAAATAATGGAAGATGGTAAAGGGCCGAATATATTAGATGAGAAGGGGCAAGGTGTGCTACACTTAGCAGCTGCACTTGGTTATGATTGGGCAATAAATCCTACTGTTTCTGCTGGAGTGAGCATAAACTTTCGTGATGTGAATGGATGGACTGCACTTCACTGGGCTGCTTTTTGTGGCAG AGAGCGAACCGTTGCAATTCTAGTCTCTGTGGGAGCAGCTCCTGGAGCTCTTACAGACCCATCTCCAGAATTTCCTTTGGGCAGAACTCCTGCTGACTTGGCTTCTGCTAATGGACACAAAGGAATCTCTGGTTTCCTTGCAGAATCTTCCTTGACCAGTTACCTTTCTTCACTCACGATGGATGATCAGAAGGAAGCTGTACAAACAGTTTCTGATCGAATAGCAACTTCTGTCAATTATAGTGATGCGCAAGACATACTGTCACTGAAGGACTCAATTACTGCTGTTTGTAATGCTACACAAGCTGCTGATCGAATACATCAAATGTTCAGGATGCAATCCTTCCAGTGGAAACAGTTGAGAGAGTCCAGTGATTGTGTGTCTGGCGAACATGTTATTTCACTTCTAACTACTAAGACACGCAGGCCATTTCAAAATGACGGGGTAGCTCATGCTGCTGCAACACAAATCCAGAAAAAATTTCGTGgttggaagaaaagaaaagaattcttATTGATCCGGAAAAGAATTGTAAAAATTCAG GCCCATGTCAGAGGACACCAGGTGCGGAAACAGTATAAAACTTTTGTCTGGTCGGTGGGAATTCTGGAGAAAGTTATTTTACGGTGGAGACGTAAAGGGAGTGGTTTGCGAGGATTTCGTCGGGATGCAATTATCAAACCTGACCCGCAGTGCACACTTCCAGAAGAGGACGAATATGATTTTCTCAAGGAGGGAAGAAAACAAACTGAAGAAAGGTTTCAGAAGGCACTTACCAGGGTAAAGTCCATGGCTCAGAATCCTGAAGGACGAGGTCAATATCGTAGATTGCTGACATTGGTTCAAGGGATTCAAGAAAATAAG GCTTGCAACATGGTTTTAAGCAGTACAGAAGAAGTGGCTGTTGCTGATGAAGACTTTCTCGACGTCGACTCTCTTTTGGATGATGACACTTTCATGTCTATTGCATTTGAATAA
- the LOC107908961 gene encoding calmodulin-binding transcription activator 2 isoform X3, with protein MADQASYSLAPRLDIDHILLEAQHRWLRPAEICEILRNYQKFHISSEPPTGPPSGSLFLFDRKVLRYFRKDGHNWRKKKDGKTVKEAHEKLKVGSIDVLHCYYAHGEENENFQRRSYWMLEQDLTHIVFVHYLEVKGRTIGGISHVSNSQTSSPSTSSYPDSHTKAPSGNADSASPTSTLTSLCEDADSEDSHQASSRFCTLPQQGNASVMDKIDSGFLNHFSPHQYPGWSSIPGVNEVSHLHGDRPRDIDYGTCMTEARKTPDLPSWEQDLGQYLPVCAAASSHTSATSTQPDTMSISLQQQNMMKGKLLTVKSASAEFGNSLSTESNWQIPSADNALELPKWLMDSSSNFELPYDTRFFEQKTHDFQLPNALEEITSHDVLKDDDSDSVMKTYPENDIYLDGNVNYAFSLKKSLLNGEENLKKVDSFSRWITKELGEVDDLQMQSSSGLAWSTVECGNVSDDASLSPSLSQDQLFSIVDFSPKWAYIDLETEVLIIGTFLKSQEEVAKYNWSCMFGEVEVPAEVIADGILSCYAPPHNVGQVPFYVTCSNRVACSEVREFDYRAGVTKDINVFDIYGLTSREMLLRLKTLLSLKSFSPCNHHCQGVVEKRELIAKIISMKEEEECHQFVDPSSDQDLSEYEEKERLLQRLMKEKLYSWLLHKIMEDGKGPNILDEKGQGVLHLAAALGYDWAINPTVSAGVSINFRDVNGWTALHWAAFCGRERTVAILVSVGAAPGALTDPSPEFPLGRTPADLASANGHKGISGFLAESSLTSYLSSLTMDDQKEAVQTVSDRIATSVNYSDAQDILSLKDSITAVCNATQAADRIHQMFRMQSFQWKQLRESSDCVSGEHVISLLTTKTRRPFQNDGVAHAAATQIQKKFRGWKKRKEFLLIRKRIVKIQAHVRGHQVRKQYKTFVWSVGILEKVILRWRRKGSGLRGFRRDAIIKPDPQCTLPEEDEYDFLKEGRKQTEERFQKALTRVKSMAQNPEGRGQYRRLLTLVQGIQENKACNMVLSSTEEVAVADEDFLDVDSLLDDDTFMSIAFE; from the exons ATGGCGGATCAAGCCTCGTATAGTTTGGCTCCCCGATTAG ATATTGACCATATATTACTGGAAGCCCAGCATAGATGGTTGCGACCTGCTGAGATCTGTGAAATTCTTCGTAATTATCAAAAGTTTCATATTTCATCAGAGCCTCCTACCGGACCCCCAA GTGgttcactttttctttttgatcGGAAGGTTTTAAGATACTTTAGGAAGGATGGGCATAATTGGaggaagaagaaggatggaaagACTGTGAAGGAAGCTCATGAGAAGCTGAAG GTTGGAAGCATTGATGTGTTGCATTGCTACTACGCCCAtggagaagagaatgaaaactttcaaagGCGCAGCTATTGGATGCTTGAACA GGATTTGACGCATATAGTTTTTGTGCACTACTTGGAAGTCAAG gGTAGGACAATTGGAGGCATAAGTCATGTATCAAATTCACAAACAAGCAGTCCTTCAACTTCTAGCTACCCTGATAGTCATACGAAAGCACCTTCTGGAAATGCGGATTCGGCAAGCCCTACCAGCACTTTAACATCCTTATGTGAAGATGCTGATTCTG AAGATAGTCACCAAGCAAGTTCTAGATTCTGTACATTGCCCCAACAAGGAAATGCTTCTGTGATGGACAAGATAGATTCTGGTTTCTTGAACCATTTTTCTCCGCATCAGTATCCAG GTTGGTCATCAATTCCTGGAGTAAATGAAGTTTCACATCTTCATGGAGATAGACCTAGGGATATTGATTATGGAACTTGCATGACTGAAGCTCGAAAAACACCCGATTTGCCATCTTGGGAACAAGACTTGGGGCAATATTTGCCTGTATGTGCTGCTGCATCTTCTCATACTTCAGCGACTTCCACTCAACCTGATACTATGAGTATCAGCCTGCAACAACAAAACATGATGAAAGGAAAGTTATTAACTGTCAAGAGTGCTAGCGCAGAGTTTGGGAATTCTCTGTCAACAGAATCAAATTGGCAG ATTCCTTCAGCTGACAATGCATTGGAGTTGCCCAAATGGTTGATGGATTCATCATCAAATTTCGAATTGCCATATGATACTAGGTTTTTTGAGCAAAAGACTCATGATTTTCAGTTACCGAATGCTCTTGAAGAAATTACTAGTCATGATGTTCTAAAAGATgatgattctgattctgtcatgAAAACATATCCTGAGAATGATATATATTTGGACGGAAACGTCAACTATGCTTTCTCTCTGAAAAAATCATTACTTAATGGAGAAGAAAACTTGAAGAAAGTTGACAGTTTTTCACGATGGATTACTAAAGAACTTGGAGAAGTAGATGATCTGCAGATGCAGTCCTCATCTGGTCTTGCCTGGAGCACTGTTGAGTGTGGAAATGTATCGGATGATGCCTCTTTGAGCCCCTCTCTCTCCCAAGACCAACTTTTCAGCATAGTTGATTTTTCGCCAAAGTGGGCTTACATAGACCTAGAAACTGAG GTGTTGATTATTGGAACATTTTTGAAGAGTCAAGAGGAAGTAGCAAAATATAACTGGTCATGCATGTTTGGTGAAGTGGAGGTTCCGGCTGAGGTTATTGCTGATGGCATTCTTTCCTGTTATGCTCCACCTCACAATGTTGGGCAAGTCCCATTTTATGTCACATGTTCCAACAGGGTAGCTTGTAGTGAAGTCCGAGAATTTGACTATCGAGCTGGGGTCACTAAAGACATAAATGTTTTTGATATATATGGTCTTACTTCAAGAGAAATGCTGCTGCGACTTAAAACACTACTTTCTCTGAAATCTTTCAGTCCTTGTAATCATCATTGTCAAGGTGTTGTGGAGAAACGAGAATTAATTGCTAAAATTATATCAATGAAAGAGGAAGAGGAATGTCACCAGTTTGTAGACCCCTCATCTGACCAGGATTTGTCTGAATATGAAGAAAAGGAGCGCCTACTTCAGAGATTGATGAAAGAGAAGCTATACTCATGGCTTCTTCACAAAATAATGGAAGATGGTAAAGGGCCGAATATATTAGATGAGAAGGGGCAAGGTGTGCTACACTTAGCAGCTGCACTTGGTTATGATTGGGCAATAAATCCTACTGTTTCTGCTGGAGTGAGCATAAACTTTCGTGATGTGAATGGATGGACTGCACTTCACTGGGCTGCTTTTTGTGGCAG AGAGCGAACCGTTGCAATTCTAGTCTCTGTGGGAGCAGCTCCTGGAGCTCTTACAGACCCATCTCCAGAATTTCCTTTGGGCAGAACTCCTGCTGACTTGGCTTCTGCTAATGGACACAAAGGAATCTCTGGTTTCCTTGCAGAATCTTCCTTGACCAGTTACCTTTCTTCACTCACGATGGATGATCAGAAGGAAGCTGTACAAACAGTTTCTGATCGAATAGCAACTTCTGTCAATTATAGTGATGCGCAAGACATACTGTCACTGAAGGACTCAATTACTGCTGTTTGTAATGCTACACAAGCTGCTGATCGAATACATCAAATGTTCAGGATGCAATCCTTCCAGTGGAAACAGTTGAGAGAGTCCAGTGATTGTGTGTCTGGCGAACATGTTATTTCACTTCTAACTACTAAGACACGCAGGCCATTTCAAAATGACGGGGTAGCTCATGCTGCTGCAACACAAATCCAGAAAAAATTTCGTGgttggaagaaaagaaaagaattcttATTGATCCGGAAAAGAATTGTAAAAATTCAG GCCCATGTCAGAGGACACCAGGTGCGGAAACAGTATAAAACTTTTGTCTGGTCGGTGGGAATTCTGGAGAAAGTTATTTTACGGTGGAGACGTAAAGGGAGTGGTTTGCGAGGATTTCGTCGGGATGCAATTATCAAACCTGACCCGCAGTGCACACTTCCAGAAGAGGACGAATATGATTTTCTCAAGGAGGGAAGAAAACAAACTGAAGAAAGGTTTCAGAAGGCACTTACCAGGGTAAAGTCCATGGCTCAGAATCCTGAAGGACGAGGTCAATATCGTAGATTGCTGACATTGGTTCAAGGGATTCAAGAAAATAAG GCTTGCAACATGGTTTTAAGCAGTACAGAAGAAGTGGCTGTTGCTGATGAAGACTTTCTCGACGTCGACTCTCTTTTGGATGATGACACTTTCATGTCTATTGCATTTGAATAA
- the LOC107908961 gene encoding calmodulin-binding transcription activator 2 isoform X1 — MADQASYSLAPRLDIDHILLEAQHRWLRPAEICEILRNYQKFHISSEPPTGPPSGSLFLFDRKVLRYFRKDGHNWRKKKDGKTVKEAHEKLKVGSIDVLHCYYAHGEENENFQRRSYWMLEQDLTHIVFVHYLEVKGRTIGGISHVSNSQTSSPSTSSYPDSHTKAPSGNADSASPTSTLTSLCEDADSEDSHQASSRFCTLPQQGNASVMDKIDSGFLNHFSPHQYPDHKGWSSIPGVNEVSHLHGDRPRDIDYGTCMTEARKTPDLPSWEQDLGQYLPVCAAASSHTSATSTQPDTMSISLQQQNMMKGKLLTVKSASAEFGNSLSTESNWQIPSADNALELPKWLMDSSSNFELPYDTRFFEQKTHDFQLPNALEEITSHDVLKDDDSDSVMKTYPENDIYLDGNVNYAFSLKKSLLNGEENLKKVDSFSRWITKELGEVDDLQMQSSSGLAWSTVECGNVSDDASLSPSLSQDQLFSIVDFSPKWAYIDLETEVLIIGTFLKSQEEVAKYNWSCMFGEVEVPAEVIADGILSCYAPPHNVGQVPFYVTCSNRVACSEVREFDYRAGVTKDINVFDIYGLTSREMLLRLKTLLSLKSFSPCNHHCQGVVEKRELIAKIISMKEEEECHQFVDPSSDQDLSEYEEKERLLQRLMKEKLYSWLLHKIMEDGKGPNILDEKGQGVLHLAAALGYDWAINPTVSAGVSINFRDVNGWTALHWAAFCGRERTVAILVSVGAAPGALTDPSPEFPLGRTPADLASANGHKGISGFLAESSLTSYLSSLTMDDQKEAVQTVSDRIATSVNYSDAQDILSLKDSITAVCNATQAADRIHQMFRMQSFQWKQLRESSDCVSGEHVISLLTTKTRRPFQNDGVAHAAATQIQKKFRGWKKRKEFLLIRKRIVKIQAHVRGHQVRKQYKTFVWSVGILEKVILRWRRKGSGLRGFRRDAIIKPDPQCTLPEEDEYDFLKEGRKQTEERFQKALTRVKSMAQNPEGRGQYRRLLTLVQGIQENKACNMVLSSTEEVAVADEDFLDVDSLLDDDTFMSIAFE; from the exons ATGGCGGATCAAGCCTCGTATAGTTTGGCTCCCCGATTAG ATATTGACCATATATTACTGGAAGCCCAGCATAGATGGTTGCGACCTGCTGAGATCTGTGAAATTCTTCGTAATTATCAAAAGTTTCATATTTCATCAGAGCCTCCTACCGGACCCCCAA GTGgttcactttttctttttgatcGGAAGGTTTTAAGATACTTTAGGAAGGATGGGCATAATTGGaggaagaagaaggatggaaagACTGTGAAGGAAGCTCATGAGAAGCTGAAG GTTGGAAGCATTGATGTGTTGCATTGCTACTACGCCCAtggagaagagaatgaaaactttcaaagGCGCAGCTATTGGATGCTTGAACA GGATTTGACGCATATAGTTTTTGTGCACTACTTGGAAGTCAAG gGTAGGACAATTGGAGGCATAAGTCATGTATCAAATTCACAAACAAGCAGTCCTTCAACTTCTAGCTACCCTGATAGTCATACGAAAGCACCTTCTGGAAATGCGGATTCGGCAAGCCCTACCAGCACTTTAACATCCTTATGTGAAGATGCTGATTCTG AAGATAGTCACCAAGCAAGTTCTAGATTCTGTACATTGCCCCAACAAGGAAATGCTTCTGTGATGGACAAGATAGATTCTGGTTTCTTGAACCATTTTTCTCCGCATCAGTATCCAG ATCATAAAGGTTGGTCATCAATTCCTGGAGTAAATGAAGTTTCACATCTTCATGGAGATAGACCTAGGGATATTGATTATGGAACTTGCATGACTGAAGCTCGAAAAACACCCGATTTGCCATCTTGGGAACAAGACTTGGGGCAATATTTGCCTGTATGTGCTGCTGCATCTTCTCATACTTCAGCGACTTCCACTCAACCTGATACTATGAGTATCAGCCTGCAACAACAAAACATGATGAAAGGAAAGTTATTAACTGTCAAGAGTGCTAGCGCAGAGTTTGGGAATTCTCTGTCAACAGAATCAAATTGGCAG ATTCCTTCAGCTGACAATGCATTGGAGTTGCCCAAATGGTTGATGGATTCATCATCAAATTTCGAATTGCCATATGATACTAGGTTTTTTGAGCAAAAGACTCATGATTTTCAGTTACCGAATGCTCTTGAAGAAATTACTAGTCATGATGTTCTAAAAGATgatgattctgattctgtcatgAAAACATATCCTGAGAATGATATATATTTGGACGGAAACGTCAACTATGCTTTCTCTCTGAAAAAATCATTACTTAATGGAGAAGAAAACTTGAAGAAAGTTGACAGTTTTTCACGATGGATTACTAAAGAACTTGGAGAAGTAGATGATCTGCAGATGCAGTCCTCATCTGGTCTTGCCTGGAGCACTGTTGAGTGTGGAAATGTATCGGATGATGCCTCTTTGAGCCCCTCTCTCTCCCAAGACCAACTTTTCAGCATAGTTGATTTTTCGCCAAAGTGGGCTTACATAGACCTAGAAACTGAG GTGTTGATTATTGGAACATTTTTGAAGAGTCAAGAGGAAGTAGCAAAATATAACTGGTCATGCATGTTTGGTGAAGTGGAGGTTCCGGCTGAGGTTATTGCTGATGGCATTCTTTCCTGTTATGCTCCACCTCACAATGTTGGGCAAGTCCCATTTTATGTCACATGTTCCAACAGGGTAGCTTGTAGTGAAGTCCGAGAATTTGACTATCGAGCTGGGGTCACTAAAGACATAAATGTTTTTGATATATATGGTCTTACTTCAAGAGAAATGCTGCTGCGACTTAAAACACTACTTTCTCTGAAATCTTTCAGTCCTTGTAATCATCATTGTCAAGGTGTTGTGGAGAAACGAGAATTAATTGCTAAAATTATATCAATGAAAGAGGAAGAGGAATGTCACCAGTTTGTAGACCCCTCATCTGACCAGGATTTGTCTGAATATGAAGAAAAGGAGCGCCTACTTCAGAGATTGATGAAAGAGAAGCTATACTCATGGCTTCTTCACAAAATAATGGAAGATGGTAAAGGGCCGAATATATTAGATGAGAAGGGGCAAGGTGTGCTACACTTAGCAGCTGCACTTGGTTATGATTGGGCAATAAATCCTACTGTTTCTGCTGGAGTGAGCATAAACTTTCGTGATGTGAATGGATGGACTGCACTTCACTGGGCTGCTTTTTGTGGCAG AGAGCGAACCGTTGCAATTCTAGTCTCTGTGGGAGCAGCTCCTGGAGCTCTTACAGACCCATCTCCAGAATTTCCTTTGGGCAGAACTCCTGCTGACTTGGCTTCTGCTAATGGACACAAAGGAATCTCTGGTTTCCTTGCAGAATCTTCCTTGACCAGTTACCTTTCTTCACTCACGATGGATGATCAGAAGGAAGCTGTACAAACAGTTTCTGATCGAATAGCAACTTCTGTCAATTATAGTGATGCGCAAGACATACTGTCACTGAAGGACTCAATTACTGCTGTTTGTAATGCTACACAAGCTGCTGATCGAATACATCAAATGTTCAGGATGCAATCCTTCCAGTGGAAACAGTTGAGAGAGTCCAGTGATTGTGTGTCTGGCGAACATGTTATTTCACTTCTAACTACTAAGACACGCAGGCCATTTCAAAATGACGGGGTAGCTCATGCTGCTGCAACACAAATCCAGAAAAAATTTCGTGgttggaagaaaagaaaagaattcttATTGATCCGGAAAAGAATTGTAAAAATTCAG GCCCATGTCAGAGGACACCAGGTGCGGAAACAGTATAAAACTTTTGTCTGGTCGGTGGGAATTCTGGAGAAAGTTATTTTACGGTGGAGACGTAAAGGGAGTGGTTTGCGAGGATTTCGTCGGGATGCAATTATCAAACCTGACCCGCAGTGCACACTTCCAGAAGAGGACGAATATGATTTTCTCAAGGAGGGAAGAAAACAAACTGAAGAAAGGTTTCAGAAGGCACTTACCAGGGTAAAGTCCATGGCTCAGAATCCTGAAGGACGAGGTCAATATCGTAGATTGCTGACATTGGTTCAAGGGATTCAAGAAAATAAG GCTTGCAACATGGTTTTAAGCAGTACAGAAGAAGTGGCTGTTGCTGATGAAGACTTTCTCGACGTCGACTCTCTTTTGGATGATGACACTTTCATGTCTATTGCATTTGAATAA